The nucleotide window TGGCAGTAATAACCCAACCATTGCTTTGATCAATTGTTCTGTTTTCATTTTTTATTGTATGATAAAATGTTTGTTTGTAAAGATTTTCCTTTGATCACGGATACCGCACAGGGCCCTGGCATCAGGAAGAGAGAAGGGAGTACTGAAATTCCAAGGCATGTCGTAAATATATATGATATCAGCTTCTTTGTCATTGATTCATTGTTTCTGAAATTGATTCAGTTTTTTTATTTCCAACATTTTTCATGATCTGTTCCGGTAATTCTTTCAGTTCCTTATTCAGGAAATAATTCAGGAATGTTCTTATCACTGCTATTGCACCCAGCTGAATAAGATTTTCATACGTTGGGGCAACCGTTGTTTTTATAATGTCGGAGGCAAGTTGAAATTCAAGAGCCAGTGCGAGCCATCCGCCAAATTTAAACTTCAGCCTGTTAAATGACGGTGAAAAATTCAATTGCTTTGACTTCAGCAATAGAATAAATGCATTAACAAAACCAATAGCTATACACAACACGGCTGAGTATTCAAGCGCCAGTGAAATTACACTGACTGCCTTTTCTAAAAATAATTCCAATGTCTCCATGCTATAGTTTTAACGATGTTTGAGAAAGGATTCCGGTATCAAGGATCAGAAAGATGATGAATACGAGTCGTTTTACTTTTATTTTCATTAGTTGGATATACATTTCAAACGGGTACACCCGATTTGCGGGATAGTTTTCCGAAGACAGGAGCAAAAATCAACACGAGGATAAATGACCACAACGTCCACATAATGACCATTGCCGTCATGCGCGGGTCGCCATTCGGAATGGCAAGAACCCCTGCCAATACAGCTGCGATATTCCGCGTGCCCATCCCCATGGACATGATGCTTCTCTCGTTCTGTTTCAGACCGAAACCGAAACGATATGCCAACAGACCCAGTACAAGCATAAACACTGTCATTGAGAGCAAGGCAAAGCTGCCCGCCGTATCTATCATCTGTGGTGTGTATATAACAAAGCAACCCACAATGGTGAGGAGTGTAGACAAATTCGCGATCAGCTTGACCGGTTTGAATATCTTATCAGCCACCCGCGTGGCATACGTCCTGATCAGGGCTCCGATGATCAACGGTATCAGCACGGTGATAACAAGAGGTTTTGCGAGGGTCAGGGAGCTTAATGCGATCCCCTTGATCAGAAGGGGTGCCAACAATGGCATAAAGATCACTGTACCCACTGCTGCCAGCGGGATGAAGGCTCCCCCGAAGTCTATATCCCCGCGGGCTTTGGTAATCATCGGCGGGAGGAACGGTGCACAGGGCGCCAGACTGGTAAGGAGCACCACATTTGCGTAGGGTACATCCAACGGAAGGATTTTGATAATAAGCCACCCTAAAAGCGGTCCTACCACCCAGCCCCAAACGAGTATCATCGCCACGAACTTCACATTTTTCATTTTCCTGCCCACCTGGGGTATATTGACCTGGAGTCCCATCATCGCCAGGTTAGAGATAGTGAAGAGGATTACTAATGGGGTAAATATGGTCTGATAAAATTGAATAATGGCATTCATCATTTACCTCCTGTTGTTTAAGTTTTACGATGTGAGCGTGCCAGCATGCCTCCCGAAATATTCCGGGCTTTAAATCCGTTCTGGAGCAGGATCCGGGTGGCATAGTAGGCCCTTTGTGCCGACCGGCATAAGATATTGATCTCACGGTCGCGTGGTAGTTCTCCCAGACGGGCGCGGAGCTCGGGCAGCGGTATATTCAAAGCGCCTGGAATTGACTCCACTGCAAGTTCCTGCGGATTACGCACATCGAGTATAAATCCATCTCCCAGTGACTCCCAGTGAACGATAGGCATGTCGCCTTTCAATACGTCTGCCGCGACCATTCCGGCGAAATTGACAGGATCTTTTGCGCTTCCGTACGGCGGGGCATAACAGAGTTCTGATTCCTCAAGATCATAGATCGTACATCCCATCTGGATTGCCATGGCAAAGGAATCTATCCTCTTTGGTACGCCATCCTCACCAAGAACCTGTGCTCCCAGAACCTTTCCGTCTGATTTACGGAATAGGAATTTGATGACCATCATCTTGGCTCCGGGGTAATATCCTGCATGTGAATTGGGGTAAAGGTAGACCTTCTCATAATCCTGGTCGCCGATCCGTTTGAGGGTCTTTTCATTCACTCCCGTTTGAGCAATGGTGGCATTGAAAAGTTTGCAGATCGAAGTGCCCTGCGTGCCACGGAAACGTGAGCCGCGACCTGCGATCACATCTGCAGCTATGCGGCCCTGGCGGTTTGCCGGTCCGGCAAGGGGGACAAGTGTCCATTCTCCGGTGACAAAATCCTTAACCTCGACGGCGTCACCAACGGCAAAAATATCAGGATCGGATGTGATCATGTGTTCATTCACGCGAATGCCACCTCTTTGGCCTATTTCAATTCCGGCCATCTTTGCGAGCCCGGTTTCCGGTTTCACACCTATTGCCATGACAACGATATCAGCCGGATGCGCTTTTCCTTTTTCAGTAAGAACCTCCAGACGGCCATTTTCCGGTTTCCTGAATCCTGCAACGCCATCGCTGAGCTCTACTTTAACATTATGCCTTGCCAGGTATCGCTCAACAATGCATGCCATTTCGGGATCCAGAGGTGGCATGACCTGGTTGAGTTTCTCGATGAGCGTCACCTCGAGTCCTCTTTCCATAAGATTCTCGACCATCTCCAGACCGATGAATCCTCCGCCGATAACAACGGCATGCTTCGGTTTCGATATGGTATCAACACCTGTGAATGAGTTCCCGACTGACCTGTCTATATCTCTTTCAAGCCATTCGCGTATATTTTTTGCGTCAGCCACCGTTCTTACAGAGAATATCCCCGGAAGATCAATTCCCGTAAGCGGTGGACGAATCGGTGCTGCTCCAGGTGAAATGACAAGCTTATCATATTTTTCTGTGGACACTTCACCGGTAATGTGATTCTTCAGATCCACGGTTTTTTTCCCGGAATGGATACCCACCACTTCACAGTTTGTCCTGCAATCAATCGCAAACTGATTGCGGAACATCTGTTCAGTCGCTACCAGGAGACTTGATTCATTTTCAATAGAGCCTCCAACATGGTATGGAAGGCCACAGTTTGCATAGGATACGAACGGACCGCGTTCGACCAAAAGGATATCGGCTTTTTCATCAAGCCGGCGAAGGCGTGCCGCACACGAGGCACCACCTGCTACTCCACCAACGATAATTACTTTCATTGTTATAAAGTGTTAAAGTGTTAAATTGTCAAAGTGTTAAAGTGTTAACTGTTCAGTGTCATCTGTCAGCTAATGCCCTTTAGCTGGAATATGATCCCTGCAAAGAGAATGATCCCAATGATGGTGATGGTCCAGGATATGAACAGGGAATACCGGGGTTGGCTAATGACGTATTGCCTCCGTAATCGTTTGATTATCGTTACATTTTCCATCGTACCAAGGAGTAAGGAAAGAATGCCGATGCCGATCAGTAACAGGCCAAACACTTTTGGACCCGAGATGTCAGGAACGACGATGCCTTCTGCCTGAAGTTGCTCTCTTTGATATTGAAGGAACTTATAGATGGTAAAGCCAAAACTGATCAGCGAAAGGCCTGTACGCACCCAGGCCATCAGCGACCGGTCGGCTGCCATCACCGTCCGGTCGACCGCCATATCCGTCCGATCTTTTGCAGAATCCGGCATCTTACCGGCCGGCTCATCCCGAGATACGATTTTTTCGTTTGTCATCTGATAATCCATTAATTACACATTCATTGAAGTAACCACAATAGGAGGGATCCTTGCTTCCATAGTTAATCAAAATTATAACCATTTCAAATCGTGGACAATACCTATTAATAGGTATATTTTGCCCTGAAGGGTGACTAAGTATCTGATGATTCCATCCTTCTTAGCAATCCATCACGGTCGCTGTCAAAATAGTACAGTTTGGCCACCGTGATCCGCCGTGCCAGCGCACTGCCGGCAAGGCTGGCCAGCAAAGCACCTGCCACCGGTCCTACCCAGTAGATCCACCATCCCTGCCAATCTCCGGAAATGATTGCCGGACCGATACTGCGTGCAGGATTCGCGCTGGTTCCTGAAATAGCCGCTTCCAGGGGGACCATGATCGCAAACAGAACCGGGAAAATGGCCGGGGTATAGGTCCGGATCTGTCTGAATCCGATGAATACAACAAGAAGCAGGACCATGGTAAATGTGATGACCACTTCCCCCAGCAATACGGTCAGCATGGAATAACCTTCGCCCGGCAGGGTAGCACCGAACGACACGCTTCTGCCCATTGCGCCCCAGACCAGGAGCGGCAGGGCGCCAACGATCCCGCCGGTCAATTGTGCAAGTATGTAGGTAATCGAAATTCGTGAATCGATCTTGCGAAACAGCCAGAAGGTCATTGTAACGGCAGGATTGATATGCGCTCCGCTTACCTTACCAACAGGGGAGAGTGCAATCGAGGCACCTATGGAACCAAACAGGAAACCGGTGA belongs to Bacteroidales bacterium and includes:
- a CDS encoding aquaporin, with the translated sequence MSDVNNFSFRKRIFFSEFIGTALLVLLGLSVVILMFGEGSPLGHLLPNVKLRQTITGFLFGSIGASIALSPVGKVSGAHINPAVTMTFWLFRKIDSRISITYILAQLTGGIVGALPLLVWGAMGRSVSFGATLPGEGYSMLTVLLGEVVITFTMVLLLVVFIGFRQIRTYTPAIFPVLFAIMVPLEAAISGTSANPARSIGPAIISGDWQGWWIYWVGPVAGALLASLAGSALARRITVAKLYYFDSDRDGLLRRMESSDT
- a CDS encoding FAD-dependent oxidoreductase — encoded protein: MKVIIVGGVAGGASCAARLRRLDEKADILLVERGPFVSYANCGLPYHVGGSIENESSLLVATEQMFRNQFAIDCRTNCEVVGIHSGKKTVDLKNHITGEVSTEKYDKLVISPGAAPIRPPLTGIDLPGIFSVRTVADAKNIREWLERDIDRSVGNSFTGVDTISKPKHAVVIGGGFIGLEMVENLMERGLEVTLIEKLNQVMPPLDPEMACIVERYLARHNVKVELSDGVAGFRKPENGRLEVLTEKGKAHPADIVVMAIGVKPETGLAKMAGIEIGQRGGIRVNEHMITSDPDIFAVGDAVEVKDFVTGEWTLVPLAGPANRQGRIAADVIAGRGSRFRGTQGTSICKLFNATIAQTGVNEKTLKRIGDQDYEKVYLYPNSHAGYYPGAKMMVIKFLFRKSDGKVLGAQVLGEDGVPKRIDSFAMAIQMGCTIYDLEESELCYAPPYGSAKDPVNFAGMVAADVLKGDMPIVHWESLGDGFILDVRNPQELAVESIPGALNIPLPELRARLGELPRDREINILCRSAQRAYYATRILLQNGFKARNISGGMLARSHRKT
- a CDS encoding DUF202 domain-containing protein, which gives rise to MTNEKIVSRDEPAGKMPDSAKDRTDMAVDRTVMAADRSLMAWVRTGLSLISFGFTIYKFLQYQREQLQAEGIVVPDISGPKVFGLLLIGIGILSLLLGTMENVTIIKRLRRQYVISQPRYSLFISWTITIIGIILFAGIIFQLKGIS
- a CDS encoding DUF1622 domain-containing protein; this translates as METLELFLEKAVSVISLALEYSAVLCIAIGFVNAFILLLKSKQLNFSPSFNRLKFKFGGWLALALEFQLASDIIKTTVAPTYENLIQLGAIAVIRTFLNYFLNKELKELPEQIMKNVGNKKTESISETMNQ